The window AAAACCAGACTAGCCTGCGTTTAATAACAACGCTTCTAGTGCCCAGTCGATTAGACCTAAGAAAACAGTAAAGAACAGGGTCGTTCCAATTACCGTTGTCGTATCAATCCGGGTTTGTCGAGCATTCGGCCACGTAATCAGTTTGAGTTCACCAACCACGCTCTTTAAAAAGTTCCAAAATCGTTTCATAATACTTCGTCTCCTAGCGTGTTACACGATGCAAAGTGCTTTTCCCACAGTGCTTGCAGTATTTATGAAGGGCTAAGCGGTGGGACTGCTTTGAAACGGAAACATGATAATTCCGTGCACCACACACAGAGCACGCTAACGCCATTTTGGTTTGGACCATCAACGACTCCCTCCTAACATGAATATACTCTAGCATCAAACCAGCCGGGCGTCAATCCTGGAACCGACGGTACTTGCGTTTGCACCGCAACAGCGCATTTTGAACCTGTTGTTCTTCTACGCGCAGAAGCTGAGCAATTTCGGGAATCGTTTGTTGGCGCAACGTCGCTAATAACACCTGCCACTCAAAGCGCGAACAAGCCGCGCCGACTGCTTGGAACCGTTCCGTCAGTTCACAACAAAATAATGGGTTGGGGGCAGCGTGATCCTGAATCGTTTCGGCGTAGTACTCCGGACTGGCGCTAAACGACGTCTGTAATCGTTCGGGAATTCGTTTTTGCGCGTTCTTTTTGCGCAGTAAATCAAACATGTGATTACGTAAATTGGTCTT of the Fructilactobacillus cliffordii genome contains:
- the secE gene encoding preprotein translocase subunit SecE codes for the protein MKRFWNFLKSVVGELKLITWPNARQTRIDTTTVIGTTLFFTVFLGLIDWALEALLLNAG
- the rpmG gene encoding 50S ribosomal protein L33, producing the protein MVQTKMALACSVCGARNYHVSVSKQSHRLALHKYCKHCGKSTLHRVTR
- a CDS encoding sigma-70 family RNA polymerase sigma factor gives rise to the protein MVTKLIYKFDNATIQAAQENEDQFVTLFRQFAPVHLKLWRDYFLNDMELTDWSQEAALVFIKTLHRYESGKRVPFGAFYKTNLRNHMFDLLRKKNAQKRIPERLQTSFSASPEYYAETIQDHAAPNPLFCCELTERFQAVGAACSRFEWQVLLATLRQQTIPEIAQLLRVEEQQVQNALLRCKRKYRRFQD